A genomic segment from Sparus aurata chromosome 20, fSpaAur1.1, whole genome shotgun sequence encodes:
- the pstk gene encoding L-seryl-tRNA(Sec) kinase, whose protein sequence is MAAGEGGTLGRVQACLCVLCGIPAAGKSTLSAEILGTAAQHGWRATVVPYDDLIPEQAFQTRGVEDGAKMEEMHTEWKLHRQAVLHCIEQFLGKPEVQPELPYSCQINRAAWERCIRALLQPEAGDHSQADQAPLVFLLDDNFYYPSMRYEVYQLARKYSLGFCQVYLQCDLESCISRNQSRPEPIPTEVILEMVKRLEPPNPQKNSWETNSISLNTTRNLSGCDVQKVMELISSALSNPLSPIEDNAEQMEADRLKCATSVVHQADQACRRLISEAMKTARDQVPPEHMRCLATELNRSKATFVQTLRRQLLQEAPFTREEDVDVERVVKRAVDVFDRERRDILLRIMNGNK, encoded by the exons ATGGCAGCAGGGGAGGGCGGAACTCTGGGCCGTGTCCAAGCCTGCCTGTGCGTCCTCTGCGGGATACCTGCTGCGGGAAAGTCCACGCTGTCCGCAGAGATCCTCGGCACTGCTGCACAGCACGGATGGAGAGCCACTGTAGTGCCGTATGATGACCTGATCCCCGAACAGGCTTTTCAGACCAGAGGGGTGGAGGACGGTGCTAAAATGGAAGAAATG CACACTGAATGGAAATTGCACAGACAAGCAGTTTTGCACTGCATTGAACAGTTCTTGGGGAAACCTGAAGTTCAGCCCGAGCTGCCTTACAGCTGTCAGATCAACAGGGCTGCGTGGGAACGGTGCATTCGAGCTCTGCTGCAGCCTGAAGCTGGGGATCACTCTCAGGCTGACCAGGCTCCACTTGTCTTTCTGCTAGATGACAACTTCTACTATCCAAGCATGAGATATGAAGTGTACCAACTTGCAAGAAAGT ATTCGCTGGGTTTCTGCCAGGTGTATCTGCAGTGTGATCTGGAGTCCtgcatcagcagaaaccagagccGGCCTGAACCCATTCCCACTGAGGTGATACTGGAGATGGTGAAGCGTCTTGAGCCTCCAAACCCTCAGAAGAACTCGTGGGAGACGAACAGCATTTCACTCAACACCACGCGCaatctgtctggatgtgacGT CCAGAAGGTGATGGAGTTGATCTCCTCAGCGCTGAGCAACCCGCTCAGCCCGATTGAGGACAACGCTGAACAAATG GAGGCAGACCGCCTGAAATGCGCCACTAGCGTTGTTCACCAGGCTGACCAGGCGTGTCGACGGCTCATCTCTGAAGCCATGAAAACAGCCAGAG ATCAAGTTCCTCCTGAGCACATGAGGTGTTTGGCCACCGAGCTGAACAGATCCAAAGCAACATTTGTCCAGACCCTGCGGAGACAGCTGCTTCAGGAAGCGCCTTTCACTCGAGAAGAGGACGTCGACGTGGAACGCGTGGTGAAAAGAGCAGTGGACGTTTTTGATCGTGAGAGGAGGGACATCCTGCTGAGAATCATGAACGGAAATAAATGA
- the LOC115571188 gene encoding zinc finger protein Pegasus, with product MEEIKTEPVDFVREFQEYLTQQTQHVNMISGSVCGEKESGEQFQTDAPRSEQNGLDPPAVEVSLSVEEGSDVQMDGLERTCDGKYKCSYCSYANKGMARLIEHIRIHTGEKPHRCQLCPFASAYERHLEAHMRSHTGEKPYKCDLCTFRCSDRSNLSHHRRRRHKLLPTRVVRSPFSAKRMLGSLQKRTGSLGYGRRLLINLNPPSVGSQKPDYLSDFPHKMHHHLNRDENSGHNRGANGLTFNNPLDQLSTLAGQLADLHPDLHPQSQTPASPDRDSFADEKPILIQQVSSEHAAVCSNGVQTSPHRRESPLSGHRTCSPVPSLGLENNTLTASVCNSQPSTPAPALTAPDQHLLHKCQHCDIQFLDNILYTIHMGCHGYEHPFQCNVCGHLCVDRYDFACHFARGQHQK from the exons ATGGAGGAGATAAAGACCGAGCCGGTGGATTTTGTGAGGGAATTTCAGGAATACCTGACACAGCAAACCCAGCACGTCAACATGATCTCAGGCTCTGTGTGCGGAGAGAAGGAGTCCGGGGAGCAGTTTCAAACCG ACGCCCCTAGGAGTGAGCAGAATGGTCTGGACCCCCCGGCTGTGGAGGTGAGCCTCTCTGTGGAGGAGGGGTCGGATGTACAGATGGACGGCCTGGAGAGGACCTGTGATGGAAAGTACAAGTGCAGCTACTGCAGCTATGCCAACAAGGGCATGGCTCGTTTAATAGAGCACATCCGCATCCACACAG GAGAAAAGCCTCACCGCTGCCAGCTTTGTCCGTTCGCCTCGGCGTACGAGCGCCACTTGGAAGCCCACATGCGGTCGCACACAGGAGAGAAGCCGTACAAGTGTGACCTCTGCACCTTCCGCTGCAGCGACCGCAGCAACCTGTCGCACCACCGGCGCCGACGCCACAAGCTGCTGCCCACGAGGGTCGTCCGCTCTCCGTTCTCTGCCAAGAGGATGCTGGGCTCCCTGCAGAAGAGGACGGGCTCGCTGGGCTACGGCAGGCGGCTGCTCATCAACCTCAACCCTCCCTCTGTGGGATCGCAAAAACCGGATTATCTGAGTGATTTCCCTCACAAGATGCACCACCATTTGAACAGAGATGAGAACAGCGGTCACAACAGAGGGGCTAATGGTTTGACTTTTAACAACCCGCTGGACCAGCTGTCCACACTTGCTGGCCAGCTGGCTGACCTTCACCCCGACCTTCACCCCCAGTCTCAGACCCCTGCATCCCCAGACAGGGACTCCTTCGCAGACGAGAAGCCCATCCTCATCCAGCAGGTCTCTAGTGAACACGCTGCGGTGTGTTCAAATGGAGTGCAGACTTCACCACATAGAAGAGAGTCCCCCCTATCAGGCCACAGGACGTGCAGTCCTGTTCCCAGCCTCGGCTTGGAGAACAACACACTGACTGCGAGTGTCTGCAACAGCCAGCCGAGCACACCGGCACCGGCCCTGACTGCACCGGACCAACACCTCTTACATAAATGCCAGCACTGTGACATTCAGTTTTTGGATAACATCCTCTACACCATTCACATGGGCTGCCATGGCTATGAACATCCATTCCAGTGCAACGTCTGTGGTCATCTGTGCGTAGACAGATATGACTTTGCGTGCCATTTTGCCCGCGGACAACATCAAAAGTGA
- the acadsb gene encoding short/branched chain specific acyl-CoA dehydrogenase, mitochondrial gives MAAPLVRIFSKTCRQISRPWGTCQAGWRSMSNRPAPDMSSDQAAGMTSFPPLQTYSEEESMMREAVKKYAQERIAPFVSKMDENSAMDEEVIKSLFEQGLMGIEIDPEYNGTGSTFFSSILVIEELAKVDPSVAVLCDIQNTLINTLFAQLGTPAQKEQYLSRLSTDMIGSFCLSEAESGSDAFSLKTRAEKHKDYYIINGSKMWISNAEHAGVFLVMANVDPSAGYRGITCFIVDRDTEGLEICKKENKLGLRASSTCPINLDNVKVPEKNILGQIGHGYKYAIGMLNEGRIGIAAQMLGLAQGCFDNTIPYTRQRVQFGKRIFDFQGMQHQIAHVATQIEAARLLTYNAARLKEAGRPFIKEACMAKYFTAELATLTTSKCIEWMGGVGFTKDYPIEKYYRDCKIGTIYEGTTNVQLSTMAKFIDKEYDH, from the exons ATGGCTGCCCCGTTGGTCAGGATTTTCTCAAAG ACCTGCAGACAGATCTCTCGACCATGGGGGACATGTCAGGCTGGATGGAGGAGCATGTCCAACAGACCTGCTCCAGACATGTCCTCAGACCAGGCAGCTGGGATGACCTCTTTTCCTCCCCTTCAAACGTACTCGGAGGAGGAGAGCATGATGAGGGAGGCAG TGAAGAAATATGCACAGGAGCGAATTGCACCGTTTGTGTCGAAGATGGATGAGAATTCCGCCATGGACGAGGAAGTGATCAAATCCCTCTTTGAACAGGGC CTCATGGGTATCGAGATTGACCCGGAGTACAACGGCACCGGCTCCACATTCTTCTCCTCCATCCTGGTCATTGAGGAGCTGGCGAAGGTGGACCCGTCCGTGGCCGTGCTCTGTGACATCCAGAACACGCTGATCAACACACTGTTTGCCCAACTGGGCACACCAGCTCAGAAAGAGCAGTATCTCAGCCGACTGTCAACAGACATG ATTGGAAGCTTCTGCCTCTCTGAAGCAGAGTCGGGGAGTGATGCCTTTTCTCTGAAGACGCgtgctgaaaaacacaaagattatTACATCATCAATGGGTCCAAGATGTGGATCAGCAACGCGGAGCATGCAGGGGTTTTCTTGGTGATGGCCAATGTGGACCCCTCTGCT GGATACAGAGGCATCACCTGCTTCATCGTGGACCGAGACACCGAGGGTCTTGAGATTTGCAAAAAGGAGAACAAGCTCGGCCTGCGTGCGTCCTCCACCTGCCCGATCAACTTGGACAATGTCAAG GTACCGGAGAAGAACATTCTGGGACAGATCGGTCACGGGTACAAGTATGCCATCGGAATGTTGAACGAAGGCAGGATTGGAATCGCTGCTCAG ATGCTTGGCCTGGCACAGGGTTGCTTTGACAACACCATTCCTTACACCAGACAGAGGGTGCAGTTTGGAAAACGAATCTTTGACTTCCAG GGCATGCAGCACCAAATAGCCCACGTAGCAACACAGATCGAAGCCGCTCGGCTGCTGACTTACAACGCCGCTCGTCTAAAGGAAGCTGGGAGACCTTTTATAAAAGAGGCCTGCATGGCTAAATACTTCACTGCAGAG CTTGCAACACTAACCACGTCCAAATGCATCGAATGGATGGGAGGAGTCGGCTTCACCAAGGACTACCCCATAGAGAAGTACTACAGAGACTGTAAAATTG GTACCATTTACGAGGGCACGACGAATGTGCAGCTGTCCACTATGGCCAAGTTCATAGATAAGGAGTACGACCACTGA
- the hmx3b gene encoding homeobox protein HMX3-B, giving the protein MADSDAQETRQPAKESPFSIKNLLNIEDKPTKPKSFLGSSKGVFEGSFFSRLGDLSFPRFELPTQRIGLSAQYLERASTWWYPYTLGTHLRTTGSEKASLREASPAPDRRSPDLQKSDQDAKEESADDDIALDESDSEEPKKEIDQEDDWRRKTDELDPDRKPCRKKKTRTVFSRSQVFQLESTFDIKRYLSSSERAGLAASLHLTETQVKIWFQNRRNKWKRQLAAELEAANLSHAAAQRIVRVPILYHENGGSDTAGGSAANSTGSQSLLAFPHHMYYSHPVPLLRPV; this is encoded by the exons ATGGCAGACTCTGATGCGCAGGAGACTCGCCAACCCGCAAAGGAGTCGCCGTTCTCCATAAAGAACCTGCTGAATATTGAAGACAAACCCACGAAGCCGAAGAGCTTCCTCGGCTCGTCCAAAGGAGTGTTCGAAGGCAGCTTCTTCTCTCGGCTCGGGGACTTGTCTTTCCCCCGATTTGAGCTGCCCACACAGAGAATTGGACTATCAGCGCAGTATCTGGAGAGAGCGTCGACCTGGTGGTACCCGTACACGCTCGGGACCCATCTAAGGACCACAG GGTCTGAGAAGGCCAGCCTCAGGGAAGCATCCCCGGCTCCGGACAGGCGCTCTCCTGATCTACAAAAAAGCGACCAGGATGCCAAAGAGGAAAGCGCCGACGACGATATCGCGCTGGATGAGAGTGACTCCGAGGAgccaaagaaagaaatagacCAGGAGGAcgactggaggagaaaaacgGACGAGCTGGACCCGGACAGGAAGCCCTGTCGGAAGAAGAAGACGCGCACGGTGTTTTCCAGGAGCCAGGTCTTCCAGCTGGAGTCCACCTTCGACATCAAGCGCTACCTGAGCAGCTCGGAGAGGGCAGGCCTGGCCGCGTCCCTGCACCTGACGGAGACGCAGGTGAAGATCTGGTTTCAGAACCGGAGGAATAAGTGGAAAAGGCAGCTGGCCGCGGAGCTGGAGGCGGCCAACCTGAGCCATGCGGCGGCGCAGAGGATTGTGCGGGTTCCCATACTTTACCACGAGAACGGAGGCTCGGACACGGCCGGGGGCTCCGCGGCAAACTCAACGGGGAGCCAGTCGCTGCTGGCTTTCCCCCACCACATGTACTATTCCCACCCGGTGCCACTGCTGAGGCCTGTTTAA
- the bub3 gene encoding mitotic checkpoint protein BUB3, with translation MTGSNEYKLNQGPEDSISAVKFSPSTTQFLLVSSWDCTVRLFDVVTNTMRMKYQHSAPVLDCAFYDPTHSWSGGLDAQLKTHDLNTDQDTIVGTHDAPIRCVEYCPEVNVMVTGSWDRSVRLWDPRTPCNAGTFTQPEKVYTLSVAGDRLIVGTAGRRVLVWDLRNMGYVQQRRESSLKYQTRCIRAFPNKQGYVLSSIEGRVAVEYLDPSQEVQKKKYAFKCHRLKEEGIENVYPVNAISFHSVHNTFATGGSDGFVNIWDPFNKKRLCQFHRYPTSIASLAFNNDGTMLAIASSYMHEKGDISHPEDAIFIRQVTDAETKPKST, from the exons aTGACAGGCTCAAATGAGTACAAGCTGAACCAGGGACCAGAGGACAGCATCTCTGCTGTCAAGTTCAGCCCCAGCACAACGCAGTTCCTGCTGGTTTCCTCCTGGGACTGCACTGTCCGTCTCTTCGATGTAGTAACCAACACCATGCGGATGAAGTACCAGCACTCTGCTCCAGTTCTCGACTGTGCTTTTTAT GATCCGACACATTCTTGGAGTGGCGGGTTGGATGCACAATTGAAAACTCATGATTTGAACACAGACCAAG ATACAATAGTTGGAACGCATGATGCCCCAATTCGTTGTGTGGAATACTGCCCAGAGGTAAATGTCATGGTAACGGGGAGCTGGGACAGATCAGTTCGTCTGTGGGACCCAAGGACACCCTGCAATGCTGGCACCTTTACTCAGCCTGAAAAG GTGTATACCCTCTCTGTGGCTGGAGACAGGCTTATCGTTGGCACAGCTGGGAGACGAGTCCTGGTGTGGGATTTGAGGAACATGGGCTACGTGCAGCAAAGAAGAGAGTCCAGTCTCAAGTATCAGACTCGCTGCATTAGAGCCTTCCCAAACAAACAG GGCTATGTCTTGAGTTCAATTGAGGGCCGTGTAGCTGTGGAGTACCTGGACCCAAGCCAGGAGGTTCAGAAGAAGAAGTATGCCTTCAAGTGCCACAGGCTGAAGGAAGAAGGAATTGAGAATGTTTACCCTGTCAATGCCATCTCATTTCACAGTGTTCATAACACCTTTGCCACAG GTGGCTCAGACGGCTTTGTCAACATCTGGGACCCGTTCAACAAGAAGCGCCTGTGTCAGTTCCACAGGTACCCGACCAGCATCGCCTCCCTGGCCTTCAACAACGATGGCACCATGCTCGCAATCGCCTCCTCCTATATGCATGAGAAGGGAGACATCAGCCACCCAGAGGACGCCATTTTCATTCGCCAAGTCACAGATGCCGAGACCAAGCCCAA GTCAACCTAA